The following DNA comes from Thunnus thynnus chromosome 3, fThuThy2.1, whole genome shotgun sequence.
TTTGATTACAAGCTTCAACAAACTgaggtgtttctgttattctgtccACCTCCTCTGTAAGCAGTTACTGTAGGTGGTGTTAACAGGGAGGCTGCAGCCTGTGTGGATGAAGATGAAAATCCCAGCGGCTCCGTGACACAAACCATCAGGTAGTGAAGCTCCGACTGTCGTCCATCACTTCAAATCCCTGAAACTCTTCCTGCCTGGTGACAGACAGCCGGAGACGTTACGGAACGATGATCCAAGATGCGTTCGCTTCCTCTCCCAGCGCGGGGACGAATCCCCCAAACCGAGGCCTGACAGTGATGTCAGTGTGCCAGGCCTTTATGTACAAGCTTTAGGAATAAAAATCTGTCCGTGAGGCTCTGCAGGGAGGAAACCTCTAGAAGGATTTCCATCGGATGGCAGACAGGATGGTGTGGATGAAGTAGAGGAAAGTCGCCACGTAGGAGAAGACCTGGAGAAGGCGaagaaaacatcactgagctttaaaatgttaaatatctttaaaacagaagaaactgacaaaactactcactgattttacacaatgTACTAATCATTAGTACTGTTCAGCCTGTTATAACAGCTGCATTatgttgtctgcagctctggaACAAGCAGCAGCTTCCACGTCTGAGTCTGAAGTATCTTAACGTGCCGCTGACAGCCGCCAGATACTCCAATTGACCctcattcaaaaagcatcaacctCTCTGTAGAAATGCTTTTAAATCATGCGTTTGCGTAGACAACCCGCTGCATAGTGACTGGAATTGTTCATCTACTTGCATGTTACTGGAGGATTCCACTAGAGGGCACAACAGAGAACTAACGATAAACAAAGAACTTCTTGATTTATGGACGTAATGTCTCAGATTTGTTTCCATTAATTTTTGCAGGTTTCCACAGCAGCTATTCTGACGAGCATATTCGTCGCTGTGCAGCAGCAATGATACATCATACAGATGCAGGTAGTTACGACTTGGTCTATTAACTTGTCTTCAAAACTTCCCACCATTGCTGTCGCTGCTGACAGGTACAGCGCCGGGCTGTGAGGCCAATTTGACGTAGCGGCCAAactgtaattacaacgtcacgtgacgCTATTGAACCCAAAGAGACTTTTCcgatagacttacattgtgaaagagacgtccataaatcagcggatacatttttttgagcatcacaacccccctgaaatgactcgtctcactatcagaatttgattcattcggtccgatcacatttcgaaagtccgaaagagccgcacgattgaattttttatccccattcaaatTAGCCGCAGGGCTAAACCGCAAGTAGCTGACTCGGCCAGCGAAAGCCACTAGTGCGCtcgctctatgggcccaatgatcCCGGAAGAAGGTAATTTTATATGCggaagttgaacttttttggcttcatgtgccactgagcaactttcataggaatgaacagggccccgcctccaacgctgtatccagttctctttatacatccatggtgccTACTGACCCCTGACCCTGTCACGTCCCCATACTGCCCCTACTGGTCATGTGCATATTGCATCTTGCGGACACGTAGCATTAATTTCTAAGGATGTGCACAACCAAtgctccaaacacacacaggatacACAAAGTAAGTATTCAgtattgttttcaatgagtcattctggtctcaatctctaacttcaggccctctaataagtgtgctggtggtcattttggaaatgattgctgcattaataagatttgaagactaacagtagctttgatgtctgctgtgcattgtttacagagagaaagacCAGTTTAGAGCAGACCAGCTAGGATCAGAAgtcctgtttcagacagaggctgaactgaggggctgcataaaggaccagtagaagataaataaggagtttttaactggaaatcatgcaaagatattccagtagaaccccagaatataaatatagagctggaaatgtgcagaatatgagtCCTTGTTCATGGTTTGGATGTGATAAATATCAACTCACCACTGCAGAAATGTCCAGCTGGTAGTTTTGGAAGTTTGGGTTGTCTTTCATCTCTATTGTCACTTTGGCCAAAGCCACTGAAGCACTGAGGTAGAAGAAGGCAGCGATGCTGTGGTACGCAAAGTCctgggaggaagaagaagaagaagaagaaggagaagaagaatgGGGAAACAGTTAGACAGTTAGGTTGTCAAACAGCTCTTCACAGAATCTGTCACAATAAAGTTGAAGCTGGTTTTAGTTTTTTAAGTTAGAGTCTTGTTGTGATCAGACTGTTTTTATGGTGCGTTTAAGGACGTTCTAATACAGTAATAGATTTGACAGTCAGCTGTTGAACAGCAACGTTTTTTTGATGCAAGAAGAAACTAaaatcactttctctctttgtcacaACATCCATGTTTCCTGATTGTCTTTCTTCTGGGTTTCATTTTATGGACAACACAGATCAATAATGTGATGGTTTTCATCAGGTAACAACTACAGATGTCGACCAAGCGGAGTTTTGAGGTTGTTTATCACAAATAGTTGGCAGTGAAATATAAtcacacaaataacacaacaaaaagcaaacaaggaATACGTGAATTTGGTCTTTTTTGcgttaaaatgttttctcacagTCAAAACAGTCGAAGTTTGAAGTCCGGAGAACTTACTGCTGCAGCCCAGCTGCCCTTGTTGTGATGCCCCCCGCAGGCGAACACCACCAACCAGATGAAGGT
Coding sequences within:
- the LOC137180406 gene encoding myelin and lymphocyte protein-like; this translates as MASNTATMGNLPSGIGICTTIPDIFYVPELIFGGLVWILVACTLVVPSNPQGWVMFVSVFCFIMTFIWLVVFACGGHHNKGSWAAADFAYHSIAAFFYLSASVALAKVTIEMKDNPNFQNYQLDISAVVFSYVATFLYFIHTILSAIRWKSF